The sequence below is a genomic window from Perca fluviatilis chromosome 13, GENO_Pfluv_1.0, whole genome shotgun sequence.
GTTATGTTTTCAGTGAGTTGCTATGCATAACAGTAAATGTCTGTAGACATGCAAAAgcaatctctctttttttttttccaacaaaaaatgttttctgatttaCTAAACATTATAGGTGTAAGCTTAATTGCTGTGCACATTGTGTAACAGTAGTACTGTATAACTCAAATGAACTGACATGTTATGGTTTATAGCTCTTTGGGAAGAAATACACGCACACTGATATATGTTATGGGCATAAATGGTGCACAATATCATCAGGCTCAGTCTATCTATATTCATGAAGTACCtgcagatggatggatggatggagatagatagatagatagatagatagatagatagatagatagatagatagatagatagatagatagatagatagatagatagatagatagatagatagatagatagatagatagatagatagatagatagatacatttCTTTAAGGCTCCATCTGTTTAAATTTGACAATTGGCTTGGATAACACTGTTTCAATATTTTTCCTAAACTATAAACATTTATCAGAATAGTTAAATATAAAGACTTTCTTTTTGGTGTCTGATCAAAAATACTGGCTGTGGCCATCATCTTAATTGGAACTGGAAAGAAAAAGATGTATAGTGAGGATATAGACATTTTGGTTGACACTAGTCAGCATTTTCCGGACCTTAGGTTTATGGCAAGAATTCATACATCAACTGTAACTTGGACATGAAGTACCTGCAGGGGATATCATAATCTTTCCCCTGCTGCCATCttttatggtgttttttgtcAGACCTAAGCATTACTGCTGTTAGTGAACCACAGCAGAAACATGGCAAtgatttttgttattgtcagaGGTAATGGTCTGTGGACCCAGAAATCATCAAGTCCTCTGACGTGACAAATGTTCCCCCTGCTGGCTTCAGGTTGAAACCAGGCAGAGCTTAATCTGCAGATTtgtcttttctgtttctttccaTCTTTCAAAATTTAAtctgacagaaacaaaattatACACCACATCTTTTTACAGAAAGCCAACATTACAAACTTGGGTAGTGCAGTTTGAGAGACCAAACAATATTCTAGGTTTTGCAGGTTGATTCATACTTCTATACTAGAAATCTCTGCTGCatcgattttggccattttttttttaaatttgtacttACAAGTCCTCCAGTATTAAATATTGTACAGAAGTGCAACACTAATTCACTTGAGTATCCTTTCAAGATAATATGTTCTTTGATAGAATACCAGTAGAAATACAGAGAACAACTAGGAAGAAGAAGTCCGTTAGATGTAGTGGGTAAATGCAGCCCAAAACACCACCTGGATGCTCCATTTCTTTTTAGCATTTTCAGTCTGAAATGTATTATAGTTCATAAGTATACGAATTATTTGccctaaaagaaaagaaaaaaagacaataagtctcaacaaaacaacacagtaGAAAATAATACAACTTAGTAAAAAAGGATTTTCTACAGAACAAAACAGCCATTAGCTAGATGTTTATTACAACCTACTGCATTTGATGTCAAAAAGTGATCAAATGttactcaaatcttaaatattttttttaacttgcaaAGTGTGCTATGCATTGTCTGCATGTCTTTCCTGATTTTAATGTAAGAGCAAACACGTAAAATCACACAACAGGTCTGTGGAGCTGCTCTCTTAATGATAAAGTCACAGGACAACTGTCCTCAGCAACATTATTGGTCTTCATGGGAGTGCACGTCTTTCAGCATCTCTCTCCCCTCATGTCTCGTCTCCTCTACACTGCTCTCTGTCAATATAAGAGGCAATGGTTCTTTGGATTCaagtttgtgaaatgaatgttaaaaatataaacagaaatgtctgAGTCTTAGGTTTCCTCCGAGTCTCGGTTTGGGTGCTTGTCAGGTGTGTCCTTTGGGTGGCAGTAAAACTCTTTCACTCATTTCCTTCAGCTTTTTTCTTTCTGCCACTACGGCTATGCTTTGAATAATGTAATCAAGCAAATATGTTTAAACTGGATCTGTATATGATAACTGTAATATgtaaaacaataataatcagCCGTGGATAAATTGCTATTGATTTCATCGTGAATATGTAAACAGTATTTGCAGAGAGCCTGTTTAATTAACAGAcacttttctctctgtttattTGTAACCAAGTGATAAAAGGCTGACAGATGGCTGAAGTCTTCATTTGTGCTGTTTCACTGTCCAAATGTTGCTACAAAAATGGCTTCTTAATTCCACATTGTTAACCTGTCCACTCTAAAGGTAGGAACGTAGACTCTTAATTAGAATCAattcagaagaaaaaacaatttaaacatttaatcttgctggtagtaaaaaaaaagcagcctAATTAACCACATTATGTGTATCTTCTAACTTCACCCAGGACAAAAAAGCAGATTGAACAAAAATGGTTACAAGAAGCTGAGCTAAAACGGACTGTTTCTTCATAGCGGAGAGATAATAGGAATCATGGGAGAAAATGGGGGGGGTGCGGGCGTCATTATTATGTAATTCCCTGTCGTCCTGGTCCACCTGTTGGTCGGGATGGACAGCTAGCAGCTTCAGTGCTCacagagtgaatgtgtgtgtgtgtgtgtgtgtgtgtgtgtgtgtgtgtgtgtgtgtgtgtgtgtgtgtgtgtgtgtgtgcgtgatcgTCACCACTCTCAGCTGAGTTTGTGGACAATGTGCACAGTTGGTGTGGAGGAGAGTTTTTCCACCTCCACACTGTTGTGCAGAAAAAGAGAACAGGCAACTGCAGATTCACATGTTGTTGGACAGCATGGCAGCTAATAGAGGTCACCGCAGATCTGTCTTTTTGTGCTTTTCATGCTGGCTGCACATAAGAGTACTGGTTTGTTTTTCCGCTTCAAGTTTCTTCTACctcacatgtaaaaaaaatatactgaaTCAGCTTCATTGTTCAGTGAAGTAAGTTGGTTTAATGTGTAGTATAGCAGGCAGTGTTACATATCACTGCaattgtgatatatatatatgtatatatatatatatatatatatatatatatggatatacatagatagatagatagatagatagatagatagatagatagatagatagatagatagatagatagatagatagatagatagatagatacatttCTTTAAGGCTCCATTTGTTTAAGTTTGACAATTGGCTTGGATAACACTGTTTCAATAGTTTTCCTGAACTATAAACATTTATCAGAATAGTTAAATATAAAGACTTTCTTTTTGGTGTCTGATCAAAAATACTGGCTGTGGCCATCATCTTAATTGGAACTGGAAAGAAAAAGATGTATAGTGATGATATAGACATTTTGGTTGACACTAGTCAGCATTTTCCGGACCTTAGGTTTATGCCAAGAATTCATACATCAGCTGTAACTTGGACATATACCATAGAACAATCAAAATTCATATTTTACTAAATTACGGTACTTTAGGATTATGTACTGACATTTCTTTTTGCAAATGCAGTCCTGCAAAAGAGCATGtagaatctttaaaaaaagtcatccACTTTTAAGTTGGATTCCAAGCGAAACACTGCGTGTAACATGACCTGCAACTATTGATGAGTTCCATCTTTCAGAGACTGCAGTTCATTCCATAATGCAGCAGGCTACTTTATTAAAGTGGCAGCCTGTTGCGCTGAGCTGGTTTTCAGAGGTGAGACTGCCCTGTAAAAACGCACAAATCTTAAAAATTGAATTCTTATTTTGGGTGTTGCCTTAAAGATGCAGATCAACAGTCCAGAAACTACATCCATGAACAGAGACAAAATAAGACAGAATAAGAGGCACCGCCAAGCACGGCTGCATGTTTAAATCATATTTCTAGGCAGCACTAACACTGATTTATGCAGCCTTATGTAAGTAATAaactaataatataaaaaaaaacggaaATACAAAAATGTGGTGTTACATTTTGGCGCAGCTTTGTTGATGGGGGAGGTCTAGTGTCGAAATGTAATGATGGGCTAATCCCCTCGCATGCGTAATGAGAGCTCGTGCGTGCCAAGATCAAGGCTCAAAACCAAACCGCCATCTGCCCGACACACAGTTTGCTCTGACGAACCCGGCGACGCATCGATCTTTGTCACATTATGATGGTTTCATGTGCAGCACACGTCCGGGTGCAATTTTGAGCGTTTTGAGATCGATTTACACTTTTCCCGGAGCTGCAGAGTTGATTTATCACTCGCTTTTCTCGTGCGTAAAACCTGTTTGGTGCGTCAAGAGTCAATAAATCCGCTGAAAAGTCTAGTTCCCCCCGGATATTTGAGCCTAAACATTAAGATGGAAAACTTTACAACAGCTCCAGAGCTGAACCACACTTTGGGGGTTTGGACGGACTACAGTATCCAGTACAAAGTGATAAGTAGTTTACTGCTTTTCGCGATTTGCGCTTTAGGAATCGTTGGCAACGTTATGGTCATCCTGGTGGTGCTCACTACCAAACACATGAGGACTCCAACCAACTGCTACCTGGTGAGTTTAGCAGTGGCTGATCTGATGGTGCTGACAGCGGCTTGTTTACCGACCATCACGGACAGCATCTTGGGATCCTGGGTGTTTGGCCACTACGGGTGCCTCTTCATCACCTACTTCCAGTATCTCGGGATCAACGCCTCCTCTTGCTCCATAACAGCGTTCACCATAGAGAGATACATCGCCATCTGTCATCCGATTAAAGCCCAGTTTCTGTGCACCCTGTCCAGAGCAAAAAAGATCATTTTGTTCGTTTGGGCTTTTACTTCTCTGTACTGTATGATGTGGTTCTATCTGTCAGACATCAATGAGCTGGTGTATGACAACATCACCATCATCACCTGCGGCTACAGAGTCCCCAGGAAGTATTATTTACCCATTTACTTCTTTGATTTTGGCGTCTTTTTCGTGTTGCCGCTGCTGCTCTCCGCGGTCTTGTACGGACTCATCGCCAGGATCCTTTTCCTCAACCCGCTCCCCTCCGACCCCAAAGACAAGAAGAAGAAcggacacaacaacaacaccaacaaTAAGAGAACCAGCTGCAAAAACTCCCGTCACTCCAGCTCCACCGCGACCTCCCGCAGACAGGTGGGTGGCCTGTGAGCCTGGAGAGGATGACAGCCAGGCTGCTGATCTTTAACAAGGGAATGCATTCTGCTGAGGATGGGGctgaaaatgttatttaatcaagtactgtatttaagtacaaatatatggtacttgtacttttattgagtatttacattttttgaagATTGTACACAAAACGTatgatgcaataaaaaaaaagataatttcaggataaatgtaggcctatataaaatacttaaaatttGCTCCACTTACACCAATTGCAACAGCAAAATGCTGATGAATGCATCACTAATAATACTTAATACTAAAATaatactaaaataattcaagaatGTGATATGAACACGCTAAGGGGCATTTTTCAACATCaagtatttttacttttgaaaacatacattttgctgataatacttgcATACCTTCCAGTGCAGttcttttacttgtaatagcgTATTTTTACAGTCTGGAATTGCTATATCAATttaatacttcctccaccactgtaaATGATAACAAAGAACTTAACTAACATACATACTAACTTTATAAATTAGGTCTTGAATAAAGATCAGTATGGCAAAACAATTCAATAAAAATGCCACTAAATTGAAGAAAAAcaattgaactttttttttttaatgcaacaaCTGGCATTCTCTCTGCATAAGctttttttccaccttaattAAAAAACCTGTTTTGAGTCATTATAGGATTGAATGGCTTTAGATGAATATCTGTTACATTACACTTCATCACAGATTTTCTACATAAACACAACATCCTATTGTAACCTCTTTAAGTTCCTCTTAGTACTCAGCGTCCAGGAAAAACATTGTTAGAGAGACACATTTTGGCTTTAATCTCTAAGAAAAAACCATTGAAGGGGCGATTAACCCAGATCACAAAACTGAATCAATGGataattaaataaacaaacaaatcaattaattaattagtaaATTAGTGCTGCAACTCcacttattatatattaatctgGGAAttgttttctcaattaatcaattaaccGCTTAGTTTTTAAATCCAAGTTTACATGTCTTATTTTGTTCGACCAACAGTCCCAAACCCAATTATATTCAGTATATAATCCTAGAATATCACAATAAAATAGCAAATGTTTATATTTGAGAAGCCACAACCAGCAACCttttggcatttcttaaaaaaattatttgacgACAACTAACTTCACAATTAGTCGATTATGAAAACTGTTGATCAATTGAATTGAGTAATTGACTAATTGActtattgtttcagctctaaaataaatgaatacaattttatatatatatttgacctGTAATGGGAGTCTATAGCagttagttttgttttcatATAGCTACTAAAAGTGCTTTTTGTGAACTGCCtctttaaaaactttaaaaaaagaaaaagatttcaAAAGGTCAGAACTTCCTTATTCTgaactaaaaaaaaaggcttcttTATAGATGTCCATGAACTCATATTTATAAAGAGAAATAACTGAATATGTGTACCATATGTGGCTCcatatctttttattatttattatttatatttatttacttgttAACAGCTCAACAGTATTGATTTGGCCACTAAAGACTCCTCTGGGAGTTTTATTGCAGCAGCAGTTCTCATATTTCTGCTTGTCACCCACTACAGGTGACCAAGATGCTGGCTGTGGTGGTAATCCTGTTCGCCACGCTCTGGATGCCTTACCGCACTCTGGTGGTGGTCAACTCCTTCCTGGACCCGGCCTACCTGGACAGCTGGTTCCTGCTGTTCTGCAGGATCTGCATCTACCTCAACAGCGCCATCAACCCGGTCATCTACAACGCCATGTCTCAGAAGTTTCGCGCCGCTTTCCGCAAGATCTGCTGCTGTGGGAGGAAAGGCTTGGATAAACCCGCCGCCTACAGCGTGGCCCTCACGTACAGCGCAGTCAAGGATTCCTCGTTGGTGGAGGGCACCGATCACTTCACAACAGAGCTGGAGGAGCTCACCGTCACAGAAGACCTGCTGTCTGATCAAAAAATGATGTTCCCAGACCCTTGTGTGTACGGGAAGGTGAATTTCAGCGACGCCTAAAGTTTGTTTGAGGCCAGACGATTCTGAGGGTCAATCAAGATTTAAAGAGTTTGAAAATGTTGCTTAATGGAATCTGTTAAGTGGGACTATTGTTTCCTGAGTGCCTGCTGACCTTTTCAAAGACAGGCTGCTTTGGCTAGAGATGTAAACACAGATTACAGCTACTGATAGGTAATGACAGTCTTTGAGGCACAAAGCCGAGAATGATCCTGTACATTGTAAAGCAACAAACATTGTCAGATAAGCACTCTCTTATTGTATAGGTGTTATCTTCTCTTGGACCTACCCACATTATACACCGTGTATCagtcaacaaaacaaaacactatTGGATCGTTAAAGGGGACATATCATGAAAAACTCACTTTTTAGTGCTTGTACACATACATTTGGGTAAATGGAGTGCCGGCCAACCCACAGGGTTTTGGGCTGCTTAGATCAGAAAACTGCTTTGCTCAGATTCAACAAGCCATTCAGATTTGGCTCTCCTTCCTATGTCACATGCAGGCTCATTAGAATACACTAACGCCCTTCATCTGAGAATCACCACCCACAGCTTGAGAACTACCTTTGCAAAGGTGCGCAGTATTTTTCTCGCAAGCCAATCAGAACAGACTAGGATTTTTTTGTGAGAGGGCTTTAAGAGACAAGCGCTAAAACTgagcatttcagacagagggtgattAAAGGTCTATTCAGACAATTAGTAtgagaaacaaaatgtgttttttgaacattaaaggatgtaaacatgttctagcaAGAACCCATAATACAAGTATGATTGTATAAATGATCATGAAACGTCCCCTTTAAGCTGCACAGGGCAGGGCGGCATACGGGTGGCTCCAAATGGCAGCGAGAGGTTACAGTCTGACATAACGTGAACCCAGAAATCCTGCAAACCACCACAGGCATGCTTACCAACACAGCCGGTCAGTGATGATTTTATCCCAAAGGATACCAAAGAGATCATCACCAAACAGCATCAAGTACGGCTTGGAAGAGTTGAATTCAGTCTTTATGTTCTGAGTCACCATTGACTGTGTGTACATACTAACTTCAGCTTCAGAAAGACTTAGGCTGATGTTTTCCATGCAGGCAGCACCATTAAAGAGTGAGTCACACCTGAGCCCTCACAGACAAAACAGGCTGTATTTTTATCGTGAAGGACTCACATACAACCTTGAGCATGATGTGAAAACCAAGACAGACTGTGTTGAGTGTGTTCTTGAGGCCGGCTTCATTCTTTATAAAGATCTCTTAATGGTTTGTTGAGTTTTTCCACTGCAAAGTGTTCACTGACAGAGAGCAAAAACAAAGTACATAAAGTACTTTGTGTACTGCCAGAATCTATTCAAAACAAAAATGGCACTGTAGGACGGAAGCAGCTAGGTTGTTGTAAACCGACGTACACATATTATAACTCTATGATAAAGAAGActaaaattaagttaactgaGATTCAACTGTTCCTAGCAACTGCTATGAGTCACTACTGCAGCAAAATAACCCCTCTTTCCaaacagaaaatgaaatgaacatAAAACCCTCCGTTGAATAGTTAGACAACTTTCCATAGGTAAAAAAGACTGCAGAGAATCTACACCATaatcctttttatttataaCGTGTTAATATTTACAACCTGATTTGTTATTGTAGGGAAAGAAACCTGTAACCACACCCaccagtgatgtcacagtgtacTGAAACAGCCTGGCGTACACCTGTACATCAGCAGACTTTCACTGCTGTTAAGTTACTTCTTAAAtttgtaaatgaatgaataagtgCATTAAAAAATACATTCATTAACTATTTCTAAAGAAGCAAAGTCACAACCCTTTATTGATGACTTTCCTAATAGTCTCCGGGTATAATTGTTAATAAAgtgttaatatattttaatacaGCCTTAGTTTTACAACATAACCACCCTTTATAAAAAACTGCCTTATTAGACAATGGTACCTCCTTCACTATTGAATTATTAGTCGATGATTCACTCATATAGTTTATATTTGTGTGAGCAGCAGTGCCTGTAACCCTCAATGCTTTACACTGTAAAAgactgtatactgtatagtgTTACAGAGATCGAAGGACCCGGGATGAAAACTAAGAAGTTAAAAATGAAGGGTGATATACACAAAGACGGCAATgaaaatgtctaactggagagACAACGACATTTGGAAACTTCTGTCGGTAAGGGCCGATGCCGAAATCGTTAGACAAATTCAAGGAACAGCAAGAGACTcggttgtttatgaccaaattacaaaaaacggCTCTGTGACGCAGTATAATCCACGCCATGTCCTGTCTGCTGCACGCCCCACCAGGCGACACCTCTCATTTAAACCAAACTgagtatttccagtaagtgagAATGCATCTGACACAAacaatctcctgttgtgtgctacatgtgtgaaagggaaACTCCGAACTATGTCTGGAAACCctttctcactccgaactccgcatagggaggttggttggggtggtggacgggtcaaacaacacaggactttcacccaggagaccggggatcgtgtcccgcgtgtctcgtttcctaaacccaaccgtccgttcttcttttcctaaacccaactgtccgtacttcttttcctaaacccaaccgtccgttcttcttttcctaaacccaactgtctattcttcttttcctaaacccaaccatccgttcttcttttcctaaacccaactgtccgtacttcttttcctaaacccaactgtccgtacttcttttcctaaacccaaccgtctattcttcttttcctaaacccaactgtccgtacttcttttcctaaacccaaccgtctattcttcttttcctaaacccaactgtccgtacttcttttcctaaacccaactgtccgtacttcttttcctaaacccaaccgtctaatcttcttttcctaaacccaactgtccgtacttcttttcctaaacccaactgtccgttcttcttttcctaaacccaactgtctattcttcttttcctaaacccaactgtccgtacttcttttcctaaacccaactgtccgtacTTCTTTTCCTAAAGCCAACCGTCTaatcttcttttcctaaacccaactgtccgtacttcttttcctaaacccaacagtccgtacttcttttcctaaacccaacagtccgtacttcttttcctaaacccaactgtccgttcttcttttcctaaacccaacagtccgtacttcttttcctaaacccaaccgtccgttcttcttttcctaaacccaactgtccgtacttcttttcctaaacccaaccgtccgttcttcttttcctaaacccaactgtccgttcttcttttcctaaacccaactgtccgtacttcttttcctaaacccaactgtccgtacttcttttccaaaacccaactgtccgtacttcttttcctaaacccaactgtccgttcttcttttcctaaacccaactgtccgtacttcttttcctaaacccaactgtccgtacttcttttcctaaacccaaccgtctattcttcttttcctaaacccaaccatctattcttcttttcctaaacccaaccgtctattcttcttttcctaaacccaactgtccgtacttcttttcctaaacccaactgtctattcttcttttcctaaacccaactgtccgtacttcttttcctaaacccaactgtccgttcttcttttcctaaacccaactgtccgtacttcttttcctaaacccaactgtctattcttcttttcctaaacccaactgtccgtacttcttttcctaaacccaactgtctattcttcttttcctaaacccaaccgtaccGTTCTTCctgcgtgtcatggaaacgtaagcccacccagtGACGCCAATAGTTCCGACTAA
It includes:
- the trhrb gene encoding thyrotropin-releasing hormone receptor b; the protein is MENFTTAPELNHTLGVWTDYSIQYKVISSLLLFAICALGIVGNVMVILVVLTTKHMRTPTNCYLVSLAVADLMVLTAACLPTITDSILGSWVFGHYGCLFITYFQYLGINASSCSITAFTIERYIAICHPIKAQFLCTLSRAKKIILFVWAFTSLYCMMWFYLSDINELVYDNITIITCGYRVPRKYYLPIYFFDFGVFFVLPLLLSAVLYGLIARILFLNPLPSDPKDKKKNGHNNNTNNKRTSCKNSRHSSSTATSRRQVTKMLAVVVILFATLWMPYRTLVVVNSFLDPAYLDSWFLLFCRICIYLNSAINPVIYNAMSQKFRAAFRKICCCGRKGLDKPAAYSVALTYSAVKDSSLVEGTDHFTTELEELTVTEDLLSDQKMMFPDPCVYGKVNFSDA